The Streptomyces seoulensis genome contains a region encoding:
- a CDS encoding extracellular solute-binding protein produces MLHTSVRGSAPSRRSVLRALGGTAALGALAGCGVPSAYVRPGDRSAPDRSATDHRLTWSNWPLYIDTDDDDPNKRPTLDAFEKRTGISVDYVEEINDNDEFFGKISPALMNHRPTGRDLIVISDWMCARYVRLGWVQRMDRARQPNVAKYLDPLLRRPAFDPGRMFTVPWQSGITGIAYDRRRLGREIRNVKDLWASDLKGRVTLFSGLNEAFALLMQGDGVDITRWTADDFHTMCDQVEREVRRGQIRRFTGNDYTKDLVSGDVLACQAYSGDVIQLQADNPHIRFVVPEEGAELWSDSLMIPDRAAHKLGAERLIDYYYTPEVAAELATWVNYVCPVPAAQHILADSPDEETAALAANPLIFPTPTMRKRLAIARDIKPTERQEFTRRWNGIVGL; encoded by the coding sequence GTGCTTCACACCTCTGTTCGTGGTTCCGCCCCCTCCCGCCGGTCCGTGCTGCGGGCCCTCGGGGGCACCGCCGCGCTCGGCGCGCTCGCCGGGTGCGGGGTGCCCTCGGCGTACGTCCGCCCCGGCGACCGCTCCGCCCCCGACCGGTCCGCCACCGACCACCGGCTGACCTGGTCGAACTGGCCGCTGTACATCGACACCGATGACGACGACCCCAACAAGCGGCCCACGCTGGACGCCTTCGAGAAGCGCACCGGGATCTCCGTCGACTACGTCGAGGAGATCAACGACAACGACGAGTTCTTCGGCAAGATCAGCCCCGCGCTGATGAACCACCGGCCCACCGGCCGCGACCTGATCGTCATCAGCGACTGGATGTGCGCGCGGTACGTCCGGCTGGGCTGGGTGCAGCGGATGGACCGGGCCCGCCAGCCCAACGTGGCGAAGTACCTGGACCCGCTGCTGCGCCGGCCCGCCTTCGACCCCGGCCGCATGTTCACCGTCCCCTGGCAGTCCGGCATCACCGGCATCGCCTACGACCGCCGCCGCCTCGGCCGCGAGATCCGGAACGTGAAGGACCTCTGGGCGAGCGACCTCAAGGGCCGGGTGACGCTGTTCTCCGGACTGAACGAGGCGTTCGCGCTGCTGATGCAGGGCGACGGCGTGGACATCACCCGCTGGACGGCGGACGACTTCCACACCATGTGCGACCAGGTGGAACGCGAGGTGCGCCGGGGCCAGATCCGCCGCTTCACCGGCAACGACTACACCAAGGACCTGGTCAGCGGCGACGTCCTCGCCTGTCAGGCGTACTCCGGCGACGTCATCCAGCTCCAGGCCGACAACCCGCACATCCGCTTCGTCGTCCCCGAAGAGGGCGCCGAGCTGTGGTCGGACTCCCTGATGATCCCCGACCGCGCCGCCCACAAGTTGGGCGCCGAGCGCCTGATCGACTACTACTACACCCCCGAGGTGGCCGCCGAACTCGCCACCTGGGTCAACTACGTCTGCCCGGTCCCGGCAGCCCAGCACATCCTCGCCGACAGCCCCGACGAGGAAACGGCGGCCCTCGCCGCGAACCCCCTGATCTTCCCCACCCCCACGATGCGCAAGCGCCTGGCCATCGCCCGCGACATCAAGCCGACGGAGAGGCAGGAGTTCACGCGGCGGTGGAACGGGATCGTGGGGTTGTAG
- a CDS encoding helix-turn-helix transcriptional regulator codes for MSESSGDARRLRDLRLLRRVRDRIDREYARPLDVEALARGVNMSAGHLSRQFRAAYGESPYSYLMTRRIERAMALLRRGDLSVTEVCFEVGCSSLGTFSTRFSELVGMPPSVYRTEAARATEGLPTCVVKVVTRPVRNREARVSGRG; via the coding sequence ATGAGTGAGTCATCCGGTGACGCGCGCCGACTGCGGGATCTTCGGTTGTTGCGGCGCGTGCGGGACCGGATCGACCGGGAGTACGCGCGGCCGCTGGACGTCGAGGCGCTCGCGCGGGGGGTGAACATGTCGGCGGGGCATCTGAGCCGGCAGTTCCGGGCGGCGTACGGGGAGTCGCCGTACAGCTATCTGATGACGCGGCGCATCGAGCGGGCGATGGCGTTGTTGCGGCGGGGGGATCTGAGTGTGACCGAGGTGTGCTTCGAGGTGGGGTGCTCCTCGCTCGGGACCTTCAGCACGCGGTTCAGCGAGCTGGTCGGGATGCCGCCGAGCGTGTACCGGACCGAGGCCGCGCGGGCCACGGAGGGGCTGCCGACCTGCGTGGTCAAGGTGGTGACCAGACCGGTCAGGAATCGAGAAGCGCGGGTTTCCGGCCGCGGCTAG
- a CDS encoding VWA domain-containing protein: MRATSLRKGENAALSSAPVLLSVSVQGPASDVSALLLGTRGKVRGDHDLVFYNHPAQDGVSVSGSVVTADLGRVPADVDRLAVVVSVDPGQPGGVFTRAPVLTISQPGATELSFTAPDFTSGETVVVLAELYRRDGGWKVRAVGQGYASGLAGLATDYGVDVEPPAPAPVPVQKPRAPSAVVDLAKVERVAPALVAPARQASRALAVRGIGQRRAAVYLLLDHGWNMEELYESFAVQAFAERVLALSANLDDDGTVPVLFSSGDQPFLEDIRLDNYRGRIDQLHTQVDWGWGNVAAAMRHAVGHYRESGAQDPAFIVTQVGDEPWDKAEVRSLLQNTASLGVFWLFVGFGRGKLAFYKNLDASTGARFPNVAFYDASKNPGAVPDERFYAGLVDGFALWMRS; this comes from the coding sequence ATGCGGGCAACGTCATTGCGCAAGGGGGAGAACGCGGCGCTGTCGTCGGCACCGGTGCTGCTGTCGGTGTCGGTGCAGGGGCCGGCTTCCGATGTCTCGGCGCTGCTGCTGGGCACGCGGGGCAAGGTCCGGGGCGACCACGACCTGGTCTTCTACAACCATCCGGCTCAGGACGGCGTATCGGTCTCGGGATCGGTGGTGACGGCGGATCTCGGCCGTGTGCCCGCCGACGTGGACCGGCTGGCCGTCGTCGTCAGCGTGGATCCGGGGCAGCCGGGCGGGGTCTTCACCCGCGCCCCTGTGCTCACGATCAGCCAGCCGGGTGCCACCGAACTCTCCTTCACCGCACCCGACTTCACCTCGGGGGAGACGGTCGTCGTCCTCGCCGAGCTGTACCGGCGCGACGGCGGCTGGAAGGTCCGTGCCGTGGGCCAGGGGTACGCGTCCGGGCTGGCCGGTCTCGCCACCGACTACGGCGTCGACGTGGAGCCTCCCGCGCCCGCCCCGGTTCCGGTGCAGAAGCCGCGGGCGCCGAGCGCCGTGGTGGATCTGGCGAAGGTGGAGCGGGTGGCCCCGGCCCTGGTCGCCCCGGCCCGGCAGGCGTCCCGCGCGCTGGCGGTACGGGGCATCGGGCAGCGACGGGCGGCGGTGTACCTGCTCCTGGACCACGGCTGGAACATGGAGGAGCTGTACGAGTCGTTCGCGGTCCAGGCCTTCGCGGAGCGGGTGCTGGCCCTCTCGGCGAACCTGGACGACGACGGCACCGTCCCCGTCCTTTTCTCCAGCGGGGACCAGCCGTTCCTGGAGGACATCCGGCTCGACAACTACCGGGGGCGCATCGACCAGTTGCACACCCAGGTGGACTGGGGCTGGGGAAATGTCGCGGCGGCCATGCGGCACGCCGTCGGGCACTACCGGGAGTCCGGGGCTCAGGACCCGGCGTTCATCGTGACGCAGGTCGGGGACGAGCCCTGGGACAAGGCCGAGGTGCGGTCCCTCCTCCAGAACACGGCGTCCCTCGGGGTGTTCTGGCTCTTCGTGGGCTTCGGCCGGGGCAAGCTCGCCTTCTACAAGAACCTCGACGCCTCCACCGGCGCCAGGTTCCCCAACGTCGCGTTCTACGACGCGAGCAAGAATCCGGGGGCGGTGCCGGACGAGCGGTTCTACGCGGGACTTGTGGACGGGTTCGCGTTGTGGATGCGGTCTTGA
- a CDS encoding ABC transporter ATP-binding protein, protein MEAPPDNDVLWARSLHYRYPDGSPGVAGVSLGVRESEILAVGGPRGSGKTTLLRCLSGQVKVDDGEVWFNSSPVHTLGPMGRERLRRDRFGWIDPAPALVPELNVWENAALPLMLRGTSRRRAKVAAMEWLERLDVGDKSRKRPHELLQAERQRVAIARALAPGPTVLFADEPTAPLHRADRGHVLRTLTTAARSHGITVVLATHDPETTALADRTVSLLDGRRVKTVNLPDTPDTEGRAACSLSV, encoded by the coding sequence ATGGAGGCTCCGCCGGACAACGACGTGCTCTGGGCACGCTCCCTGCACTACAGGTACCCCGACGGCTCCCCCGGCGTGGCCGGCGTCTCGCTGGGCGTACGGGAGAGCGAGATCCTCGCGGTCGGCGGCCCGCGCGGCAGCGGCAAGACCACCCTGCTGCGCTGCCTGTCCGGGCAGGTCAAGGTGGACGACGGCGAGGTGTGGTTCAACAGCTCCCCGGTGCACACCCTGGGCCCGATGGGCCGCGAACGGCTGCGCCGCGACCGGTTCGGCTGGATCGACCCGGCCCCGGCGCTCGTCCCCGAGCTGAACGTCTGGGAGAACGCGGCGCTCCCGCTGATGCTGCGCGGCACGAGCCGCCGGCGCGCCAAGGTGGCCGCGATGGAGTGGCTGGAGCGGCTGGACGTCGGCGACAAGTCACGCAAGCGCCCGCACGAACTGCTCCAGGCCGAGCGCCAGCGCGTCGCCATCGCCCGCGCGCTCGCCCCCGGGCCCACGGTGCTGTTCGCCGACGAGCCGACCGCGCCGCTGCACCGCGCCGACCGCGGCCATGTGCTGCGCACGCTCACCACGGCGGCCCGCTCGCACGGCATCACGGTCGTCCTCGCCACCCACGACCCGGAGACCACGGCCCTGGCCGACCGCACGGTCTCGCTGCTGGACGGGCGGCGCGTGAAGACCGTGAACCTGCCCGACACCCCGGACACGGAAGGCCGGGCGGCGTGCTCGCTCTCCGTCTGA
- a CDS encoding aspartate aminotransferase family protein, with product MTQKDLSRTAYDHLWMHFTRMSSYENSPVPTIVRGEGTHIYDDKGKRYLDGLAGLFVVQAGHGRVELAETALKQAQELAFFPVWSYAHPKAIELAERLAGYAPGDLNKVFFTTGGGEAVETAWKLAKQYFKLVGKPTKHKVISRSLAYHGTPQGALSITGLPALKAPFEPLVPGAHKVTNTNIYRAPIHGDDPEAFGRWAADQIEQQILFEGPDTVAAVFVEPVQNAGGCFPPPPGYFQRVREICDQYDVLLVSDEVICAFGRLGTMFACDKFGYVPDIITCAKGMTSGYSPIGATIVSDRIAEPFYRDDNVFLHGYTFGGHPVSAAVGLANLDLFEREGLNQHVLDNEGAFLRTLQKLHDLPIVGDVRGNGFFYGIELVKDKNTKESFDADEIERVLYGFLSKALFENGLYCRADDRGDPVVQLAPPLIADQETFDEIEQILRATLTEAWTKL from the coding sequence GTGACGCAGAAGGACCTCAGCCGCACCGCGTACGACCACCTGTGGATGCACTTCACCCGCATGTCCTCGTACGAGAACTCGCCCGTGCCGACCATCGTCCGCGGCGAGGGCACCCACATCTACGACGACAAGGGCAAGCGCTACCTCGACGGCCTCGCGGGCCTGTTCGTCGTCCAGGCCGGGCACGGCCGGGTGGAACTGGCCGAGACCGCCCTCAAGCAGGCCCAGGAGCTGGCCTTCTTCCCGGTGTGGTCCTACGCCCACCCGAAGGCGATCGAGCTGGCCGAGAGGCTGGCCGGCTACGCGCCCGGCGACCTCAACAAGGTCTTCTTCACCACCGGCGGCGGCGAGGCCGTGGAGACCGCGTGGAAGCTGGCCAAGCAGTACTTCAAGCTGGTCGGCAAGCCCACCAAGCACAAGGTCATATCCCGCTCGCTGGCCTACCACGGCACCCCGCAGGGCGCCCTCTCCATCACCGGCCTGCCCGCGCTGAAGGCCCCCTTCGAACCGCTGGTGCCGGGCGCGCACAAGGTGACGAACACCAACATCTACCGCGCCCCGATCCACGGCGACGACCCGGAGGCGTTCGGCCGCTGGGCCGCCGACCAGATCGAGCAGCAGATCCTGTTCGAGGGCCCGGACACGGTCGCCGCGGTCTTCGTGGAGCCGGTGCAGAACGCCGGCGGCTGCTTCCCGCCGCCGCCCGGCTACTTCCAGCGGGTGCGCGAGATCTGCGACCAGTACGACGTCCTGCTCGTCTCCGACGAGGTCATCTGCGCCTTCGGCCGCCTCGGCACGATGTTCGCCTGCGACAAGTTCGGCTACGTCCCGGACATCATCACCTGCGCCAAGGGCATGACCTCGGGCTACTCCCCGATCGGCGCGACGATCGTGTCCGACCGGATCGCGGAGCCCTTCTACCGGGACGACAACGTCTTCCTGCACGGCTACACCTTCGGCGGCCACCCGGTCTCCGCCGCGGTCGGCCTCGCCAACCTCGACCTGTTCGAGCGCGAGGGCCTGAACCAGCACGTCCTGGACAACGAGGGCGCCTTCCTGCGCACCCTCCAGAAGCTGCACGACCTGCCGATCGTCGGCGACGTCCGCGGCAACGGCTTCTTCTACGGCATCGAGCTGGTCAAGGACAAGAACACCAAGGAGTCCTTCGACGCCGACGAGATCGAGCGCGTCCTGTACGGCTTCCTCTCCAAGGCCCTGTTCGAGAACGGCCTGTACTGCCGCGCCGACGACCGGGGCGACCCGGTGGTCCAGCTCGCCCCGCCGCTGATCGCCGACCAGGAGACGTTCGACGAGATCGAGCAGATCCTGCGCGCCACCCTGACGGAGGCGTGGACCAAGCTCTGA
- a CDS encoding VOC family protein, producing the protein MYQQMIFVNLVTADVPATRKFYSGLGYGINEQFSSDDCVSVVISDTIVAMFLTPEHYARFTQKKIVDARTSSEVLLCLSAESRSKVDELVDKAIAAGGTSHGDPQDHGFMYGRAFDDLDGHTWEVMWMDPAAIQG; encoded by the coding sequence ATGTACCAGCAGATGATCTTCGTGAACCTGGTGACCGCCGACGTGCCCGCCACCCGCAAGTTCTACAGCGGCCTGGGCTACGGCATCAACGAGCAGTTCAGCAGCGACGACTGCGTCAGCGTGGTGATCAGCGACACCATCGTGGCGATGTTCCTGACGCCCGAGCACTACGCCCGCTTCACCCAGAAGAAGATCGTGGACGCCCGCACCTCCAGCGAGGTCCTGCTCTGCCTGAGCGCCGAGAGCCGCTCGAAGGTGGACGAGCTGGTGGACAAGGCCATCGCGGCGGGCGGCACCTCCCACGGCGACCCCCAGGACCACGGCTTCATGTACGGCCGCGCCTTCGACGACCTCGACGGCCACACCTGGGAGGTCATGTGGATGGACCCGGCCGCGATCCAGGGGTGA
- a CDS encoding gamma-aminobutyraldehyde dehydrogenase, translating into MSTEPRGLRKLRNYVAGEFRDAADGRTTEVVNPATGEVYATAPLSGQADVDAAMDAAAKAFPAWRDTTPAERQKALLKIADAFEERAEELIAAEVENTGKPIGLTRSEEIPPMVDQIRFFAGAARMLEGRSAGEYMDGLTSIIRREPIGVCAQVAPWNYPMMMAVWKFAPALAAGNTVVLKPSDTTPASTVLIADIIGSVLPEGVFNVICGDRDTGRMMVEHPTPAMASITGSVRAGMSVAESASKDLKRVHLELGGKAPVVVFEDTDIPKAVEDISVAGFFNAGQDCTAATRVLVQESIHDEFVAALAKAASETKTGQPDDEDVLFGPLNNPGQLKQVAGFIERLPAHAKVEAGGHQVGDKGYFYAPTVVSGLKQDDEIIQNEVFGPVITVQSFTDEAQAVEWANGVDYALASSVWTKDHGRAMRMSKKLDFGCVWINTHIPLVAEMPHGGFKKSGYGKDLSAYGFDDYTRIKHVMTSLDA; encoded by the coding sequence GTGAGCACCGAGCCGCGTGGGCTGCGCAAACTCCGGAACTATGTCGCCGGTGAGTTCCGGGACGCCGCCGACGGACGCACCACCGAGGTGGTCAACCCCGCCACCGGTGAGGTGTACGCGACCGCGCCGCTGTCCGGGCAGGCGGACGTGGACGCCGCCATGGACGCCGCCGCCAAGGCTTTCCCGGCCTGGCGCGACACCACCCCCGCCGAGCGGCAGAAGGCCCTGCTGAAGATCGCCGACGCGTTCGAGGAGCGGGCCGAGGAACTCATCGCGGCCGAGGTGGAGAACACGGGCAAGCCCATCGGGCTCACCCGCTCCGAGGAGATCCCGCCGATGGTCGACCAGATCCGCTTCTTCGCGGGCGCGGCCCGGATGCTGGAGGGGCGCTCGGCCGGCGAGTACATGGACGGCCTTACCTCGATCATCCGCCGCGAGCCGATCGGCGTCTGCGCCCAGGTCGCGCCGTGGAACTACCCGATGATGATGGCCGTGTGGAAGTTCGCCCCGGCGCTCGCCGCGGGCAACACGGTCGTCCTCAAGCCCTCGGACACCACCCCGGCCTCCACGGTCCTCATCGCCGACATCATCGGCTCGGTCCTGCCCGAGGGCGTCTTCAACGTCATCTGCGGCGACCGTGACACCGGCCGCATGATGGTCGAGCACCCCACCCCGGCCATGGCCTCCATCACCGGCTCGGTGCGCGCGGGCATGTCGGTCGCCGAGTCGGCCTCCAAGGACCTCAAGCGGGTCCACCTGGAGCTGGGCGGCAAGGCGCCGGTCGTCGTCTTCGAGGACACCGACATCCCCAAGGCCGTGGAGGACATCTCGGTGGCGGGCTTCTTCAACGCCGGCCAGGACTGCACGGCCGCGACCCGCGTCCTCGTCCAGGAGTCCATCCACGACGAGTTCGTGGCCGCGCTCGCCAAGGCCGCGTCCGAGACCAAGACCGGGCAGCCGGACGACGAGGACGTGCTCTTCGGCCCGCTGAACAACCCCGGCCAGCTCAAGCAGGTCGCCGGCTTCATCGAGCGGCTCCCCGCGCACGCCAAGGTCGAGGCGGGCGGCCACCAGGTCGGCGACAAGGGCTACTTCTACGCCCCCACCGTCGTCTCCGGCCTGAAGCAGGACGACGAGATCATCCAGAACGAGGTCTTCGGCCCGGTCATCACCGTCCAGTCCTTCACCGACGAGGCCCAGGCCGTCGAGTGGGCCAACGGCGTCGACTACGCGCTGGCCTCCTCGGTGTGGACCAAGGACCACGGACGCGCGATGCGCATGTCCAAGAAGCTGGACTTCGGCTGCGTGTGGATCAACACCCACATCCCGCTGGTCGCCGAGATGCCCCACGGCGGCTTTAAGAAGTCGGGCTACGGCAAGGACCTCTCGGCGTACGGGTTCGACGACTACACGCGGATCAAGCACGTCATGACGTCGCTGGACGCCTGA
- a CDS encoding LOG family protein — MPPIPARPEEVAPDHEIESLAEFDAVVAAHGTLARFRVQAVDLTGRTEDLLKLDTTGAVFLGCPMHTGAAAHVAARGALVFPPVPGLPFDPYRGFAYTPEELFASLANGYEATPDARAYEWFQRTKDDGDILASMLRAVHDDSVSDALDELLVDARVVGVMGGHAMARGTDAYAGAARLGRELARSGFTVATGGGPGAMEAANLGAYAAPFEDGMLTEALRVLAKAPSFTPSVTDWARAAFEVRERWPDGGESVGIPTWFYGHEPPNAFASHLGKYFANATREDGLLARSNAGVVFLPGAAGTVQEIFDNATPNYYGSRGNPTPMVLVDEEHWTEKLPTWPLLRALARERPMESRIALVGRIEQASDALKRLGGQ, encoded by the coding sequence ATGCCTCCGATACCCGCCCGGCCCGAAGAGGTCGCCCCGGACCATGAGATCGAGTCGCTGGCGGAGTTCGACGCCGTCGTCGCCGCGCACGGAACCCTCGCGCGGTTCCGGGTGCAGGCCGTCGATCTGACCGGCCGTACGGAAGACCTGCTGAAGCTGGACACCACGGGCGCCGTCTTCCTCGGGTGCCCCATGCACACCGGGGCGGCCGCTCACGTCGCGGCCCGCGGCGCCCTGGTCTTCCCGCCGGTGCCGGGCCTCCCCTTCGATCCGTACCGTGGATTCGCCTACACCCCCGAGGAGTTGTTCGCCTCGCTGGCGAACGGGTACGAGGCGACGCCGGACGCTCGGGCGTACGAGTGGTTCCAGCGGACCAAGGACGACGGCGACATCCTCGCCTCGATGCTGCGCGCGGTCCACGACGACTCCGTCTCCGACGCCCTGGACGAACTCCTGGTCGACGCACGGGTGGTGGGCGTCATGGGCGGCCACGCCATGGCCCGCGGCACCGACGCGTACGCGGGTGCGGCCCGGCTCGGACGCGAACTGGCGCGCTCCGGCTTCACGGTGGCGACCGGGGGCGGACCTGGCGCGATGGAGGCGGCCAACCTCGGTGCTTACGCTGCCCCGTTCGAGGACGGGATGCTGACCGAGGCCCTCCGGGTCCTGGCCAAGGCGCCCTCCTTCACGCCGTCCGTGACGGACTGGGCGCGGGCCGCCTTCGAGGTGCGGGAACGCTGGCCGGACGGGGGAGAGTCGGTGGGCATCCCGACCTGGTTCTACGGCCACGAGCCACCCAACGCGTTCGCCTCGCACCTGGGCAAGTACTTCGCCAACGCCACGCGGGAGGACGGCCTGCTGGCCCGCTCCAACGCCGGGGTGGTGTTCCTGCCGGGCGCGGCCGGGACCGTGCAGGAGATCTTCGACAACGCCACGCCCAACTACTACGGCTCGCGCGGCAATCCGACGCCCATGGTGCTGGTGGACGAGGAACACTGGACGGAGAAGCTCCCCACCTGGCCGCTCCTGCGGGCGTTGGCGCGGGAACGGCCGATGGAGTCCCGTATCGCCCTGGTTGGCCGGATCGAGCAGGCTTCCGACGCGTTGAAACGTCTCGGTGGGCAATAA
- a CDS encoding DUF6308 family protein translates to MTAESSRLGDIVRSHLGSERAVVALRRYFGLEGGAPYTGARFELLGGGGDRGGVADVVTAEDLVAVQMLSVTVPGRVSLDLLEGDLGQQMSRLLPEMPRELDMADAEAGELESGSAAEWAWDLLDAQHGVGWVTAGKLLARKRPRLVPVYDRVVRCVLGSPSSFWLDLHRALRADGHALHHELLDLRERAGIPETVSALRVCDVVLWMAHHEDHRPLRCAGHGTISG, encoded by the coding sequence ATGACGGCGGAGTCGTCGCGTCTGGGGGACATAGTGCGGAGCCACCTGGGCTCGGAACGTGCCGTGGTCGCTCTGCGGAGGTATTTCGGGCTGGAGGGTGGGGCGCCCTATACGGGGGCTCGGTTCGAGCTTCTGGGGGGTGGGGGTGATCGGGGCGGGGTCGCGGATGTGGTGACGGCTGAGGATCTGGTCGCGGTGCAGATGTTGTCGGTGACCGTGCCCGGCCGGGTCTCGCTCGACCTGCTCGAAGGCGACCTCGGTCAGCAGATGTCGAGGCTGTTGCCCGAGATGCCGCGTGAGCTCGACATGGCGGACGCCGAAGCCGGAGAACTGGAGAGCGGGTCCGCCGCCGAGTGGGCGTGGGATCTTCTCGATGCCCAGCACGGCGTCGGCTGGGTCACGGCAGGCAAGCTGCTGGCGCGCAAGCGGCCCCGGCTGGTCCCCGTCTACGACAGGGTCGTCAGGTGCGTCCTCGGCAGTCCGTCGTCCTTCTGGCTCGATCTTCACCGCGCGCTCCGAGCCGATGGCCACGCCCTCCACCACGAACTGCTCGACCTGCGGGAACGAGCCGGGATACCCGAGACCGTGAGCGCGCTGCGAGTCTGTGACGTGGTCCTCTGGATGGCACACCACGAAGATCATCGACCCTTGCGGTGCGCCGGACATGGCACGATTTCAGGATGA
- a CDS encoding VOC family protein, whose protein sequence is MDISIHASFLPQDDPEAALAFYRDTLGFELRNDVGHNDLRWLTVGPKGQPDTNIVLSPPAMDPGITDDERRVIAEMMAKGTYASLVLATPDLDGTFDRLVAADADIVQEPADQPYGIRDCAVRDPAGNMLRIQEHR, encoded by the coding sequence ATGGACATCAGCATTCACGCCAGCTTCCTCCCCCAGGACGACCCGGAGGCGGCCCTCGCCTTCTACCGGGACACCCTCGGCTTCGAGCTGCGCAACGACGTGGGACACAACGACCTGCGCTGGCTCACCGTCGGCCCCAAGGGCCAGCCGGACACGAACATCGTGCTGAGCCCGCCCGCCATGGACCCCGGCATCACGGACGACGAGCGCCGCGTCATCGCCGAGATGATGGCCAAGGGCACCTACGCCAGCCTGGTCCTCGCCACCCCCGACCTGGACGGTACCTTCGACCGGCTGGTGGCCGCCGACGCCGACATCGTCCAGGAGCCGGCCGACCAGCCGTACGGCATCCGGGACTGCGCGGTGCGGGACCCCGCGGGCAACATGCTCCGCATCCAGGAACACCGCTGA
- a CDS encoding chloramphenicol phosphotransferase CPT family protein, whose protein sequence is MTAGRIIFLNGTSSSGKSSIARELLDILDDGVFSHLSVDDFNSMRTRRELGPREFDAALRRTRLGFHRSIAAMAEVGNDLVVDHVLSEPWRLADCLTVLPPEDVLFVGVHCPLEELQRRERARGDREPGLAALQYDQVHGHGDYDLECDTGKASPRACAERIKEFLPRRPTPTAFSRLRELLDQDRMPRH, encoded by the coding sequence ATGACAGCAGGCCGGATCATCTTCCTCAACGGCACGTCGAGTTCGGGAAAGTCGAGCATCGCGCGCGAGCTGCTCGACATCCTGGACGACGGCGTCTTCTCCCACCTGTCGGTGGACGACTTCAACTCGATGCGCACGCGGCGGGAACTGGGCCCGCGGGAGTTCGACGCCGCCCTGCGCCGGACCCGGCTCGGCTTCCACCGCTCGATCGCGGCCATGGCCGAGGTGGGCAACGACCTCGTGGTGGACCATGTGCTCAGCGAGCCGTGGCGGCTGGCCGACTGTCTGACCGTGCTGCCGCCCGAGGACGTCCTCTTCGTCGGCGTCCACTGCCCGCTGGAGGAACTCCAGCGGCGCGAGCGGGCGCGCGGCGACCGCGAACCGGGCCTCGCCGCGCTGCAGTACGACCAGGTCCACGGCCACGGCGACTACGACCTGGAGTGCGACACCGGTAAGGCGAGCCCGCGGGCCTGCGCCGAGCGGATCAAGGAGTTCCTCCCCCGCCGGCCGACACCCACCGCGTTCAGCCGCCTGCGCGAACTCCTGGACCAGGACCGGATGCCGCGCCACTAG
- a CDS encoding Lrp/AsnC family transcriptional regulator, whose translation MHSEAVASRSADQRDSPRESRSESRGATPQLDAVSLAIIEQLQEDGRRPYAAIGKAVGLSEAAVRQRVQKLLDQGVMQIVAVTDPLTVGFRRQAMVGVHVEGDVESVADALSAMSEVEYVVMTAGSFDVLAEIVCEDDDHLLDVINRRIRALPGVRSTESFVYLKLKKQTYMWGTR comes from the coding sequence GTGCACAGTGAAGCCGTGGCCAGTCGAAGCGCAGACCAGAGGGACTCGCCCCGCGAGTCCAGGAGCGAGTCCAGGGGCGCGACCCCCCAGTTGGACGCCGTCTCCCTCGCGATCATCGAGCAGCTCCAGGAGGACGGCCGCCGGCCCTACGCCGCGATCGGCAAGGCGGTCGGTCTCTCCGAGGCGGCCGTGCGACAGCGGGTGCAGAAGCTGCTCGACCAGGGCGTGATGCAGATCGTCGCCGTCACGGACCCGCTCACCGTGGGCTTCCGCCGCCAGGCGATGGTCGGAGTCCATGTCGAGGGTGACGTGGAGAGCGTCGCGGACGCGCTGAGCGCCATGTCGGAGGTGGAGTACGTGGTGATGACCGCGGGTTCCTTCGACGTCCTCGCCGAGATCGTCTGCGAGGACGACGACCACCTGCTGGACGTGATCAACCGGCGCATCCGGGCCCTGCCCGGTGTCCGCTCCACCGAGAGCTTCGTCTATCTCAAGCTCAAGAAGCAGACCTACATGTGGGGAACCCGATAA